A genome region from Eurosta solidaginis isolate ZX-2024a chromosome 2, ASM4086904v1, whole genome shotgun sequence includes the following:
- the LOC137242474 gene encoding uncharacterized protein codes for MPKKLFMEVLKFCIEENRYFKFKETIYTQLKGLPIGSPTSIVIADIIMEELLENTTAKLTRTPRCITKYVDDLFAIINENDVKSTLDALNSFDKNIKFTTELEDDGKLPYLDTIIIRRGNQLKLKWYKKSTSTGRIINFYSKHPKKMIMNTAMGCIQRMLQISDDTYHKEIKEEIKLILKRNDFPDNVIKTLIKRSLSQTSQRESEKTKIFKSLAYVPKLSERLAKSDCYNREKVKIAHKPINTLKNIFNKTKSEIPKTEKSNIVYKIPCNGNKTESCNNVYVGTTKAKLKSRLAQHKSDFKYCHETINQKTALMTHCATKNHFPDFDKTTILQQETNYNKRFTLEMLHIINTPTSIRMNYQTDIDNCASSYRHLITNRRTVQNYALSSEDA; via the coding sequence atgccaaagaaactatttatggaagtattaaaattctgtatagaagaaaacagatattttaagtttaaagagacaatatacacacaactaaaaggattaccgatTGGATCGCCGACTTCAATAGTGATTGCAGATATCATAATGGAGGAATTATTGGAAAATACAACTGCAAAATTGACTAGAACACCAAGATGCATtaccaaatatgtggacgatctattcgctattataaatgaaaatgacgtaaaaagtacacttgatgcattaaattcatttgacaaaaatataaaattcacaacagaactcgaagacgacggaaaattaccttatctcgacacaattattattcgacgaggaaaccaattaaagctcaagtggtataagaaatcaacatctaccggacgaatcatcaatttttattcaaaacatccaaaaaagatgataatgaatacagcaatgggctgtatacaaCGTATGTTACAAATATCAGATGACACTTACCAcaaggaaataaaagaagaaattaaattaatattaaaaaggaatgactttcctgacaatgttatcaaaaccttaataaaaagaagtttatcacagacgagtcaacgtgaatccgaaaaaacaaaaatattcaaatcgctagcatatgtaccaaaattgtcagagcgtctagcaaaatccgattgctataatagagaaaaagtgaagatagctcacaaaccaataaacacattgaaaaatatctttaacaaaacgaaatctgaaattcctaaaacagaaaaaagtaatattgtctataaaatcccttgtaatggaaacaaaacagaatcatgcaataacgtatatgtgggaacaacaaaagcaaaattaaaatctcgactagcgcaacataaatccgattttaaatattgtcatgaaactattaaccaaaaaacagcattaatgacacactgtgcaacgaagaaccattttccagactttgataaaacgacgatactccaacaagaaaccaattataacaaaagatttacactggaaatgctgcatataattaacacaccgaccagcataagaatgaactaccagacggacatcgataattgcgcgagctcctacagacatttgataacaaacagacggacagtacaAAACTACGCGTTAAGCAGTGAAGACGCGTAA